In Lysinibacillus sp. 2017, the DNA window ATTTTTCCATCATTCACAACTGCTACAGAAAGCGGTGCATTTGCTGTTTCAATTCCTAACCAAATCATTTTACTAGCTCCTCACACAGATGGACATATTTTGTGCCCATTGGTTTAAATACAAATTTTCTTTTCTGATCGTCAATACGGGTAATCTCAATTGCTAAACGCTCAGTTGGTAAATCCGCTTCAATTAAGTGCGCCCACTCCACAACTGTAACCGCATCGCCGTAAAAGATTTCATCCCAACCTAAATCCTCATCACTATTTTCTAAGCGATAGACATCTAAATGGTTTAACGGAAGTCGTCCCTCATATTGCTTCATAATCGTAAATGTTGGACTGTTGACTGTACGCTTAATGCCTAACCCTTTTGCAAAGCTTTGCGTAAATGTCGTTTTTCCAGCCCCTAAATCACCCTCAAGTGTAATGACATATTGTGGCTCCACTAATGCAGCCAAACGCATTGCAAGTGCTTGTGTTTCTTCTAATGCGTTAATTTGCTTTTCAAAAATCATATAGTTGCTTCCTTCCGCCAAAAAGTCCATTACCTCTAGTTTACTTGAAGTGAAGCAATTGTTCAAAATGTATCACTTCAAAACAACTTCATCATGTCCATTTGGTTATTCCATTAAAATATGCCATTACACTCACAAAGGGCTCAACTGAATAATTACTTTCAGTCAAGCCCTTCTCAGTTAACGCATCGAATTTCCTCGTCGTTCCTTTATTTCTTTTTTTACTAATCGATCATTTTCAAATTGAATCTGATATCCCCTAGTTAATAATATTTCATCGTTCCATTCATAAACATCGCTTTTAATTTCTTTGCCCGCTCCACCAACAATTCGGACGACATCTATATATGACATATCTTTCTGAAGTTGATTATATTCATCTTCATTCATATATTTTTGCCAAGTATATTGATTTTTTTCTTCGATTTCTAATACCTTATTATCATACGAAGTAACAACCAAAAATAAAAAGAAAACGAGATAAATAATTAGATAAACAAACAATCTTTTTTTATTCATCAGCATTCCCCCATAAGAAACATTAGAAAGTAACATCAGGTGCCTAATAGTAAACAACGATGCCCTTACTTATATATGAAACTTTTCCCTGAAGGTGTTTGTTCAAAACATATGTAAGATTGTTTGTTCAATCTATAATAATTATTCTATAAAAACAAAAAAGCAATCCGTATACTTACGAATCACTGAATACTTCATATTAAAATGGCGGTCCCGACCGGGATCGAACCGGCGATCTCCTGCGTGACAGGCAGGCATGTTAACCGCTACACCACGGGACCATTTATTATTCTTGAACCTTGATAATTATAACAAAAAATTTTTATAATGACAATATTATTTTCTTAATAAAACATTCGATGGAAATTCTCACCCAGCTTTTAATTATCCCCATTTCTTAAAGTTAAGTTAAGTTAAGTTAAATTTAGTGTATGCACAAAAAAACCACTGATTTCTCAGTGGTTTAACTTTGCGAAGCGACGTCCTACTCTCACAGGGGGAAACCCCCAACTACCATCGGCGCTAAAGAGCTTAACTTCTGTGTTCGGTATGGGAACAGGTGTGACCTCTTTGCCATCATCACTTCACTTTGACATGGATGTCATGGCGTCTACTTTGCCACAGGACGTGGCGCTCTTAGTAGACGTTCCTTTTAAAGAACATCCGTGTATATGTAGAAAGAATTGTTCTTTCAAAACTGGATAAACGTTTCATTGAGTTATGCAATAAAATGTGGTTAAGTCCTCGACCGATTAGTATTCGTCAGCTCCATGTGTCACCACACTTCCACCTCGAACCTATCTACCTGATCGTCTTTCAGGGGTCTTACTTACTTGCGTAATGGGAAATCTCATCTTGAGGGGGGCTTCATGCTTAGATGCTTTCAGCACTTATCCCGTCCACACATAGCTACCCAGCGATGCTCTTGGCAGAACAACTGGTACACCAGCGGTGTGTCCATCCCGGTCCTCTCGTACTAAGGACAGCTCCTCTCAAATTTCCTACGCCCACGACGGATAGGGACCGAACTGTCTCACGACGTTCTGAACCCAGCTCGCGTACCGCTTTAATGGGCGAACAGCCCAACCCTTGGGACCGACTACAGCCCCAGGATGCGATGAGCCGACATCGAGGTGCCAAACCTCCCCGTCGATGTGGACTCTTGGGGGAGATAAGCCTGTTATCCCCGGGGTAGCTTTTATCCGTTGAGCGATGGCCCTTCCATGCGGAACCACCGGATCACTAAGCCCGTCTTTCGACCCTGCTCGACTTGTAGGTCTCGCAGTCAAGCTCCCTTATGCCTTTACACTCTTCGAATGATTTCCAACCATTCTGAGGGAACCTTTGGGCGCCTCCGTTACTCTTTAGGAGGCGACCGCCCCAGTCAAACTGTCCGCCTGACACTGTCTCCTACCCCGCTAAGGGGTATGGGTTAGAAGTTCAATACAACCAGGGTAGTATCCCACTGACGCCTCCTCCGAAGCTGGCGCTCCGGAATCTCTGGCTCCTACCTATCCTGTACAAGTTGTACCAAAATTCAATATCAGGCTACAGTAAAGCTCCACGGGGTCTTTCCGTCCTGTCGCGGGTAACCTGCATCTTCACAGGTACTATAATTTCACCGAGTCTCTCGTTGAGACAGTGCCCAGATCGTTACGCCTTTCGTGCGGGTCGGAACTTACCCGACAAGGAATTTCGCTACCTTAGGACCGTTATAGTTACGGCCGCCGTTTACTGGGGCTTCAATTCGCAGCTTCGCTTGCGCTAACCACTCCTCTTAACCTTCCAGCACCGGGCAGGCGTCAGCCCCTATACGTCACCTTACGGTTTTGCAGA includes these proteins:
- the tsaE gene encoding tRNA (adenosine(37)-N6)-threonylcarbamoyltransferase complex ATPase subunit type 1 TsaE codes for the protein MIFEKQINALEETQALAMRLAALVEPQYVITLEGDLGAGKTTFTQSFAKGLGIKRTVNSPTFTIMKQYEGRLPLNHLDVYRLENSDEDLGWDEIFYGDAVTVVEWAHLIEADLPTERLAIEITRIDDQKRKFVFKPMGTKYVHLCEELVK